In Camelina sativa cultivar DH55 chromosome 16, Cs, whole genome shotgun sequence, a single window of DNA contains:
- the LOC104750518 gene encoding cyclin-B1-2 → MESQKKIAHEIGGVKNDALRFGLHGVKSDIIGSHPLESSYESEKKSRETMKRMVIGHTYGTALPLKMDMDRQILSRFQRPPGPIPSSMLGLEVYTGAVDDFGFEDYLNDPRESETFKPVDFHHGMEVRLGISKGPVDPSFM, encoded by the exons atggagtCTCAGAAGAAGATAGCTCATGAGATCGGTGGTGTTAAGAATGATGCTCTTAGATTTGGTCTCCACGGCGTTAAGAGCGACATCATCGGATCTCACCCACTCGAATCCTCTTACGAATCT GAAAAGAAATCGAGAGAGACAATGAAGAGGATGGTCATTGGACATACCTATGGGACTGCACTTCCATTGAAGATGGATATGGATAGGCAAATCCTCTCACG GTTTCAGAGACCTCCTGGACCAATTCCATCGTCAATGCTCGGTTTAGAAGTATACACAGGAGCCGTGGATGACTTTGGTTTTGAGGATTACTTGAATG ATCCTCGTGAATCCGAGACATTCAAGCCTGTAGACTTTCACCACGGGATGGAAGTTCGTCTTGGCATCTCAAAGGGCCCTGTTGACCCAAGTTTCATGTAA